A single genomic interval of Schistocerca americana isolate TAMUIC-IGC-003095 chromosome 2, iqSchAmer2.1, whole genome shotgun sequence harbors:
- the LOC124594488 gene encoding alpha-1,3-mannosyl-glycoprotein 2-beta-N-acetylglucosaminyltransferase-like encodes MWLRSVDSALDERFDSGNAITLKELDHLGWYKKNTGVKMLIKWVEQMITDEEESATVVSNAMGEASEVDANTTLRLLKEAAQTKLSDDSPVIAVLVLACDRVTVGRCLDQLLKHRPSKRQFPIVVSRDCDHIETAAVIASYTGRNVFSLRQPDQSSIAIPHEEKHLLGYYKVARHYRWLLNLIFDTVGFDFAIVVEDDIDTAPDFFEYFAATRKLLERDPSLWCVSAWNDNGKSHLVDLEAGALIHRTDFFPGLGWMLARKEWARLAPGWPKAFWDDWLRRPEQRLGRACLRPEISRTRVFAAYGVSRGYYFEEHIRRVVLSKHFVPFTQFRLDHLLKDNYDPRFNRTVSGSPVVTKEQLLRRSITDSGPVRITYGSQYNFRQVAQTFHLMDDVKSGVPRTAYQGVVTFMYNGVRVYLAPKYSWKGYNWS; translated from the coding sequence ATGTGGCTCCGATCTGTAGATTCTGCCCTGGACGAGCGCTTTGATTCTGGAAATGCTATCACATTAAAAGAGTTGGATCATCTCGGCTGGTATAAGAAAAATACTGGTGTCAAGATGTTGATAAAGTGGGTGGAACAAATGATTACTGATGAAGAAGAAAGTGCTACTGTTGTAAGTAATGCAATGGGTGAAGCCTCTGAGGTAGATGCAAACACAACGTTAAGGCTGCTGAAAGAAGCTGCTCAGACCAAACTCTCAGATGATTCGCCGGTGATAGCTGTTCTCGTGTTGGCGTGTGACCGCGTCACAGTTGGTCGCTGCTTGGACCAGCTCCTCAAACACCGACCATCCAAGCGTCAGTTCCCTATTGTGGTGAGCCGAGACTGCGATCACATTGAGACTGCAGCGGTTATcgcctcctacactggccgtaatgTCTTCAGCTTGCGGCAGCCGGACCAGTCCTCAATCGCCATACCGCATGAGGAGAAGCATCTACTAGGGTACTACAAAGTGGCGCGCCACTACCGCTGGCTCCTCAACCTCATATTCGACACCGTCGGCTTCGACTTCGCCATCGTCGTCGAGGACGACATCGACACAGCTCCAGATTTCTTCGAGTACTTCGCAGCGACGAGGAAGCTCCTGGAACGAGATCCATCCCTGTGGTGCGTCTCCGCGTGGAACGACAACGGGAAGTCTCACCTCGTGGATCTCGAGGCGGGTGCACTGATCCACCGCACCGACTTCTTCCCGGGTTTGGGTTGGATGCTGGCCCGGAAAGAGTGGGCCAGGTTGGCTCCAGGGTGGCCGAAAGCCTTCTGGGACGACTGGCTGCGAAGACCAGAGCAACGCCTCGGCCGCGCGTGTCTGAGGCCCGAGATCTCCCGGACGCGAGTTTTCGCAGCTTATGGCGTCAGCAGGGGCTACTACTTCGAGGAACACATCAGACGAGTAGTCCTCAGCAAGCATTTCGTGCCATTCACCCAGTTCCGCCTCGATCATCTGCTGAAGGACAACTACGACCCGCGTTTCAACAGGACTGTGAGTGGTAGCCCAGTGGTCACCAAGGAACAGCTCCTACGTCGTAGTATCACCGACAGCGGGCCTGTCCGTATCACGTACGGTTCGCAGTACAACTTTAGACAGGTGGCGCAAACCTTCCACCTGATGGATGACGTCAAAAGTGGTGTGCCCCGCACAGCCTATCAAGGGGTTGTCACATTCATGTACAATGGGGTGAGGGTATATTTGGCTCCCAAGTATAGCTGGAAGGGGTACAACTGGAGTTAG